The segment CAAGAAGGATCAAATTCGCGTGATCGCACCGCTTTACGGAAAAGCCGAATTATTGGAGTAGAGCGGTCAAACTCGGTTATAAATCAAATTACTTTCAAAAATTCCTGTCTAAGTGTATCGTACTTTCTGCGAGATTGATTTTCTCCTTCCAACTTTCTATCTAGTTGATCGTAGTCGAGCACGGAAAGAACGTGAAACACTTCGGATAAAAGAGAATCCCTAAAGCCGACAAAAAAAGCCATTCGATACAGCCATGGAACTTTTTTTCCCAAACAAGCCAAAGCGGCTCCGCAAAAAGCTTCGCGAAACACCTCTTTATTGAACCAAGCTCCTATTCGATTTCGCCTAGCATAAATCATTAATAGAAATGATAATGCGGTTTCTGACTCGAAGGAGTATTTATCCTCTAATTCGCCGAAAATCGCCAAGACCGTTCCTTCCGAATTAGGACAAACGCATAAACAAGGTCCCTTTATACCGAAGTATACGATACTCAGAAATTCGGGATCATCCTCCAAACTTTTTGGAAGTTTCGTCCCGGAAAAATCGGGGCCTTCCAACCTCAGGAATCTAGCCATCGGCGGGTCCGCTCCCGGGAGCGCCTGGCGTAAACCTCTTTCGATTTTACGATCCTCCAACTCTTTCTTATACTCGTCCGAAGCGATCGCTTTCGTACCAATCGACGATAAGATCGCCAAGATATCGGATTCGAAAGAAGAAACGATTCTTTGGGAAAATTTTTGCCATTCGCCCACGAACATCTTATCTCTCGCGAATCTCGGAGTTTCTACTAAGTCGTCGTAAGAAACATCCAAGAAGGATTCTCGATAGGTTCGAATTTCATTTTCAAGGTTAGGAATCGCGTCAGTTAATTTCGGTAATAATTGATATCGATAAAGATTTTTCGCCTTTTTAAAAAGGGAATCCGCTTCCGCCTCCGGAACGTAAATGTAGCCGAAATTTTTAGTCGGAATTACGAAACCCTCTTCCCGCATAAAAGCGTCGATCTGTTCCACAGCTTCGGCAATAGAATCATCGCGAAGAAGTTCAGGCATACGAATTCTTTCCAAGTAGCCTATTAAAACTTCGTTGGAAGAACGACGCGGTCCGATCCATTTCCCGGAAAGAATCTCTTCTAAAAAAAGGTCCAGTTTGCGGCTTCGATTTGTTTGATTTTCTATCGTGTAATTTCTGACCGCCCAAGCCGATCGACGATGAATTTCCAGGACTAAATTTTTAAAGGCCTCACGATCGCGAACGCTATCTCCTTTTGCCGAAACGAGATGTAATACTATTTCCCCTTCCCGTTTTTCTTTACGATATTTTATTCGTGGAACCAAAACGACAAGTCCCTCCTTTAAAAGTGACTCCACTCGCGAGTACGTTTTACGATCCCAATCAATCTCCGCGTTCAACGTCGGAAGTTTCCCATCCGACAGCCCTTCCGGACGGGAGTTGATTCTGGATAAAGTCAAAAGACTTTCCGTTTCCGTGTCGAAGTAAGGGCGGGGTCCAGAATGGATTTTCAATTCGATTCGCAGACTCGGATGATTCACTCTAGCGACGTTTTCCGTCGCAGAAGATTCGAGCATTTCGACTTTCATTAGCGAAGGTCCCCTGATTCCTTCTCTCCATTTAACACCAATTTTGCCTTAGTTGCTCTTAAAATTTCACTCGTTTATCTCTTTTTTTAAACATTCGAACTTTTTTCGTAATGCTAAAGGATTAGATTATAATATTTTAAACTACTTATTTTTTGGAAAGAGACATATATTCATTACTTAGTATATCCCTCTTTTCGTAGAACACGATAATATTAATCAACTTCTTTGTACTCATAAATCCCGGTCGATGCTTTTTCTTTGCAAAGAATTCGCTTGAATTCGTTCGATAAAAAAGCCTCATGTACTTCGAACAATCACTATGGCAGCGTCAATATGAAGAATTTACTCCGATTAATAATATATGCGATTTCTATTTTCTTGATCGCATTTTCGCTCCTCTATATCGTAACCTATCATCCAAACAAAATAATGGAATGGCAGGACCCTTATCACAAGGATCGCCCTGTCGCGGAAGGATCGAGTATAATGGTCGCGAGCGGTCATCCGTTTGCAACCCGAGTCGCACTTGATATACTGAAGAATGGCGGAACTGCAGCGGACGCAGGTGTAGCTGCTCTGTTAGTTTTAAACGTTACGCAAGGAGAGGAGGCATCGTTTCCGGGAGTCGCCCCCTTATTATATTTTAATGCTCAAGCCGGAAAGGTCGAAAGTTACATCGGCGCAGGCAAGGCCCCGAAGAAAGCCACAATCGAGTATTTCAAATCCAGGGGCTATAAAACCGTTCCCATATTGCAATATTCTTCGCAACTCATACCCGCCTCCCCCGACGTAATTATTTCCCTTTTAAAAAAATACGGCACTATGTCATTTTCCGAGGTGAGTGCTCCCGCGATCAGAATCGCAGAAGAAGGATTCCCGGTTCATAAAATTTTATTACGAAATATTAATATGAATTTCTTCAAGAGGTTAGGTTTTTCGATATTACTCCCCTACAATGCCGAGGTTTACCTACGCGGCAGATGGTGGCGACCCTTACATCTAAGCGAGAGATTTACTCGTCCTGATTTGGCGAAAACGTTTCGAGAACTTGCGGCTGTAGAGGTTTCGGCAAAGAAAGCTGGTAAGAATCGGGAATCCTCTTTGGAAGCGGTTCGAGACCATTTTTACAAAGGACCTATCGCGAAAAGAATAGTAGAGGCCCATCAAAAGTATGACGGAACTATGATTTTAGAGGATTTCACGCGTTACACAGGAAGTTGGGAGGAACCTTTAACAGGCACATTCGGATCTTATAAAATTTATTCCAACCGAACGTGGAATCAAGGCGCAGTCGTACCTATCGTTCTTCAGATATTGGACGGCATAGATTTAAAATCCATGGGCCATAATTCCTCTTTATACGTTCATACCGTGATACAAGCGATCGAGCTAGCTATGGCGGATCGGGAAAAATTTTTCGGAGATCCGGAATTTACGTACGTCCCGATCGGAGGATTGCTTAATAAAGAATATGCAGAAAGCAGAAAAAGACTTCTCCAAAAAGCTGCGTTCGGTAAGACGCCGCCTCACGGCAATCCTTTCGAATTTGAATCTACAAGACTTTCGAGTCGAACCTTAGACGCCGAACCGAAAGAAAATCCCCGTGAAGGGTACGTCGCCGAAATGGGAGACTGGAAAATAGCGCCTAGCTTTTGGGAAAAGACCGGAAGCGGTAAAATCGGAAGAGATACGACGTATCTAAGTATAATTGATTCGAAAGGAAATTCACTGTCCCTTACCCCTAGCGATTTTCCTCAGTCGCCTATGATCGACGGAGATTTAACCTTAGGAATTCGAATGACACAATTTCGCTTGGATCCGCTTCATCCTTCCTCTTTAGTTCCGGGAAAAAGGCCTACGATCACTCCGAATGCCTCTATGGTATTCAAAGAGGGAAAATTTTTCATGAGCTTAGGCACACCAGGCGGAGATATGCAAACGCAAGGTATTATTCAAACTTTTTTGAATATAGTCGTTTTCGGAATGAATCCTCAAGAGGCCGTTAACGCACCCCGCTTTCGCTCTTTAAACTGGCCGGATTCCTTTTCCCCTCACACTTATTATCCCGGACGAATCGAGTTGGAAAAAGATATCTACGATAGGCATGCTGACGCTCTCAAAGCGATAGGTTACGACGTACAGGGGCGCGAGAAATGGGAATATGATTTTGGAGCCCCGTGCGTTTCCTTACGCGATCCTAAGACCGGTAAACTTTTTGGGGGTGCAGACCCTAGAAAAGAATCTTGGGCGGAAGGACAATAAAATCGTCGTTTCACTTTACCTTAGCAATTGGAAAGTCTTGTCCATGTTGAGCGGTGTAAGGATATTGCTCTTTTTTAAAATACTCTTTTGCTATCTCGGGGACTCGTCGGTTAATGTAAGGTATTAATTCTCCTACGGACATCGTCTTCGTTTTTCCTGCTTTCCCTTCTAAAGCTTCCAATATGCTAGTGGTTAATAGTCCATGACCGGTTATGATGGATTCCCATGCGTATTGTTTCTTCAGCGAAGCTGCTACCACCCATACGCCCGCAGTTTTGGCCAATATTCCTAAGGCTGCCTGATCTTCCGATCCGCCTCGCATCGTTACAAGCCAATCGCCGCCGGATTGACAAGTGTCGATCATTACGAATTTCTTAGTGGCATCTATTCTTGAAATGAGTTTGATTAACTCCTGTTGAGAAAGACCGGACTGGATTGCTTGGATGTTATTGCCCGGGTTTTCTTGGGACAAAAAATAGTATGTGCGTTCCTCGGAAAGTCCGTGACCTGCGATATAGATCACCGCCACGTCTTCAGGTCGAGCCTTCTCGGCAACCAAGGCAAATACCTGCTCGATTCCTCTCTTGGTAGCATCTTTATCGAATGCCTCATACACGTAAGTAGCGGAAAAAAGATCCGCAGCCTTTTCCCGAATCGAATCGCGAATCGCTTTCGCATCCGCGACCGCATATTTTAGATTCAAATCGGTATTCTTGTATTGATCGATTCCTATAACGACTATGTGTAAAGCCGGCTTCGGAACGGGACCCGAAACTTGATTCGAATCGATATTTAGATTTTTAGAATAGGCGGCAATGCCTAGCTGACTTTTAGCTACTGCTTGAAACGTGTTTGCACCGGAAATCAGAGACGCTGAAATTTTCTGAGTGGTGCACTTTCCTTCGTTTTGAATTTTAATTCCACGAATTTTTTCCAAATCGATTAACGAGCCGTTATGATATAGAAGCAGTTCCTTTACACCGCCTCCGGTATCGCAGGATTTGATTTCCAAATCTATTTTTTGTTCCTTAGGCCGAGGCGTAGTCGCAATCGTTAACAAGATGGACGGCGCCGGTGATTCCTTATATAACTCGGCGATATTTTTTTGAGGCTTAGCCCCGTTGACTTCGCTTAATAGTTCAGAATAAAGGTTAGGCGTATATAACCTGTCGAAAAATTGATCTATATTTACCACTTGGCCGGATATTTTGTCTTCGAATTCGATGGAGTCAGCTGAATGAGAATCATCGTATTCGAATCGCCCGTCTTCGGTAAAAACGACCTTTCCACGTTCCGTTAATATAACG is part of the Leptospira broomii serovar Hurstbridge str. 5399 genome and harbors:
- a CDS encoding gamma-glutamyltransferase family protein, with protein sequence MKNLLRLIIYAISIFLIAFSLLYIVTYHPNKIMEWQDPYHKDRPVAEGSSIMVASGHPFATRVALDILKNGGTAADAGVAALLVLNVTQGEEASFPGVAPLLYFNAQAGKVESYIGAGKAPKKATIEYFKSRGYKTVPILQYSSQLIPASPDVIISLLKKYGTMSFSEVSAPAIRIAEEGFPVHKILLRNINMNFFKRLGFSILLPYNAEVYLRGRWWRPLHLSERFTRPDLAKTFRELAAVEVSAKKAGKNRESSLEAVRDHFYKGPIAKRIVEAHQKYDGTMILEDFTRYTGSWEEPLTGTFGSYKIYSNRTWNQGAVVPIVLQILDGIDLKSMGHNSSLYVHTVIQAIELAMADREKFFGDPEFTYVPIGGLLNKEYAESRKRLLQKAAFGKTPPHGNPFEFESTRLSSRTLDAEPKENPREGYVAEMGDWKIAPSFWEKTGSGKIGRDTTYLSIIDSKGNSLSLTPSDFPQSPMIDGDLTLGIRMTQFRLDPLHPSSLVPGKRPTITPNASMVFKEGKFFMSLGTPGGDMQTQGIIQTFLNIVVFGMNPQEAVNAPRFRSLNWPDSFSPHTYYPGRIELEKDIYDRHADALKAIGYDVQGREKWEYDFGAPCVSLRDPKTGKLFGGADPRKESWAEGQ
- a CDS encoding caspase family protein, with product MKSWYSKAVVAAVLLLLEGSTPVRPEIESDIVEETFIPRIARSSGVLSISVSSDGNTFVSGCEDKTARIWSLNNRNFLTLSENTSPVTSVSFSPLGDKILTKGDGDTATLWASDGRKLLSTHSSEGWIQAVLFAPDGKSFFTASDDGKIYQWDLTGKLVYRYVFHTDAITSIDASRDGKFLVAGSDDGKISIWQVKGKLLKEMEGHGASVSTVAISPDNSVFASGGLDNKAILWNFKGEKIREFLGHSSSLSGIAFSPNGKLIATASQDRTARIWNLSGEKVAELEGHTEDLTDIKFLHKGEILITSSTDGSHIFWNLKGKRLGNVILTERGKVVFTEDGRFEYDDSHSADSIEFEDKISGQVVNIDQFFDRLYTPNLYSELLSEVNGAKPQKNIAELYKESPAPSILLTIATTPRPKEQKIDLEIKSCDTGGGVKELLLYHNGSLIDLEKIRGIKIQNEGKCTTQKISASLISGANTFQAVAKSQLGIAAYSKNLNIDSNQVSGPVPKPALHIVVIGIDQYKNTDLNLKYAVADAKAIRDSIREKAADLFSATYVYEAFDKDATKRGIEQVFALVAEKARPEDVAVIYIAGHGLSEERTYYFLSQENPGNNIQAIQSGLSQQELIKLISRIDATKKFVMIDTCQSGGDWLVTMRGGSEDQAALGILAKTAGVWVVAASLKKQYAWESIITGHGLLTTSILEALEGKAGKTKTMSVGELIPYINRRVPEIAKEYFKKEQYPYTAQHGQDFPIAKVK